CTCTCACAGTCATGACAGTTTTAGGGCTCTCCTTATATCTGAGCAACTCAAGCTCTCACACATGACTGGTTCTTGTTGGTTTAGTACTACTCACCTCTGGTCCATGACTGaaataaatctgcaaaaaacTTTCAATCGATTATAAAATGTGTACGCTTAAGTAAAACAAATACCAGCTTATGAACCTTTtaagtgtttctcttttcactgaacaaaacatatgaaaattCCTACTTACAGTTTAAAGTGAATGTAAAAATCTATttgaaacagtttaaaaaacaaaatcagtcttactttattttttttccagaagtagTTCTGAGAGACTGTCTAAACCAGCTGAAagagaaagaataaataattggaTTTATCCCAGAGTTCAAGGAGGCGAACCATGAAGTAACCTCGGGAACGAAAGGAGAGGAAAGACGGTTAATGGGTTAATAAAGTGACATCAAAAAGCGGGGTCCAACAGAAGAAGTAAGCGTTAACAATGATTCCTTGTGGCTTTGGGTTCTGTCTTGATCAAAAGGGTTCTCCTCTTCAACTTCACATTTGCACAGACTCTGCTTCGAACAGAAGTGGCTCGTCTCCTCGCAATACGAAGGATTTTAAGGTAGAGGATAATAATAAGGGTCGGGGTAGAGAAGGCAAGAACAGACTAAGTCAAAACAGATATCCTGCTTTGAAAGAGAAGACAATTGCCCTCACAACTCAATTGCACACCGTATACCAGCTCAGTGCCAGAAATGTCCAGATTCAGAAATACCATCATATACCCATGTAATAACAAGACAGACCAGCAGATCACAATCATGGTAACTTTGACACAGGTGAATGTACTATTTATGAACTGTATTTTTGCCTTACTTTGATGCTTTTTAGTGAAATTTTATGTCTAGTTCTCACTGTCCGTCTTCAGCTGTTTTCACTCTTTGTATGTACATGGACATTTTTTGTGTACTGTAGATTGTTTCAAAGCCAGTCAGTTTTCCTATGTCGTGCTGTTTGCCACCGGAAACAGGAATTGGTTCAGTATAGCATCTTGAGGATAAACTGCTCATTTAAAGTTAGTTAATTGTcatgcattgattttttttttttttttttttttttttacagacctCAGGTACATCAATTCATTGATTGTATAAAACAAATTCCTTCTTCTagtttgtaaataaatttgttctTGAAGAATTGGGATgatatattttgcaaaatactATCGTTATGAAGGCTTTCCTGAACCAGCTGTAGAGGAACGCATAAATCAGGGGATTAAATGCTGAATTTAAATAGCCAATCCAAGCCAGTGTATCAAGCAGGAATGGTGGAGTGGAATAGCCGATGACTGGATCAATGATGTTGCATAGAAATAAGGGGGACCAGCATGACAGAAAAACACCCATAACAATTGCGAGGGTCTTGGTGGACTTCTGCTCCATCTTGCTCTGAGTTTTGCGCCTTTCAGAGTTGGCCTTGTGACACCCTGAGGCGTGAATAGATCGAGCCTGTCTCTTTGCTATGAGGAAGATTTTCCGGTAGATACCAATGATAATGAATCCCGGGATGTAAAATGAGACAGTGGAAGATGTAAAACTTGATGCAAAACTTTGGAACAAAAAACAGCCTCCAACACATTCaatgttttcataataaaagtcCTCAATGCCCAAGATATTCAGCTCTAGGAATACCATCCCAAACCCAGTAACAACAGACAGGCTCCAGCCAATCAGGATCATGACCAAAGTGACacagtttgtgatttttctctgaTACTGTAGGGGCTGACAGACAGCATAATATCGATCAATAGATATGAAGGAAAGGTTTACAATGGATGCTGTACATAGAGTGACAGCTGTACTATTGTGGAATTTACAGAACAGATTTCCCAAATACCAGCAGGTCTCCAGTGTCTGAACCATACTAGGTGGCATGGTGATCGTTCCAAGAAGGAAGTCAGCGATGGCCAGGGAGAGGACGAGGTAGTTAGTTGGAGTGTGGAGCTGTTTGAAATGAGCTATTGCAATGATGACGAGAAGGTTTCCAAAGACTGTGAGGAGAAtggcagctgcaaaaaaaatgtagagagGAACCCGTAATGCTATTGAATAAATATGCTGTGGACAAGACTTCTTAGAGGATTCATAACAAAAGTCTAAGTTTTGAGACGCCCTAGGATGGCTGTAGTTCATCATAAGTGGCTGGTTTTTTctcctaaaaaaagaaaaaggaagaggttacttacaaattaaatcaatttgTAGCTAGTACCTCCATCTGTACTCCcgtagagcaaggtacttaccctaaacttcTCAAGCAAAAGAAATGTCCAGTTGTATATAAGGTTAAATAGTTGTTTGAAGCTTAATATTGTTAGTTGCATTGGAGATAAACCTCAGCTGATTtactaaatgtaatatatgtacaAAGAAAGACTGAACGACATTAAGGTTTGATCATTTCTAAAAGCAGggtgcacggtggtgcagtgggtttgaccgagtcctgctctccagtgggtctggggttcgagtcctgcttggagtgccttgcaatggactggtgtcctgtcctgggtgtgtcccctccccctccagccttgcggtgttgcccggttaggtgccagctccctgtgaccctgtatgggacatgcagtttcagatgatgtgtgtgtgatgtgttatTTCTAAAAGCAAGAATTAATATACAATGTCAGACAGGAAGTGTGGGAAACTGCTACACTTCCACCTTGCCATATCTAACAAGTTTGGTGAGGAGGGCAAGGGAGCACAAACTGCaccatattcacacacacattctcagaaccacttgtcccatacagggttccagggaaccagagcctacccgacaacacagggcatagggccggagggggagaggacacacccaggacaggacaccagtccgtcatacagtacctcaagcaggactcaaaccccagatccactggacagcaggactgtgggccaacccactgcgccaccgcacccactgTACCATATTCCCTAATGTAAATTGTTGTACTCTCAACCTCGATGGGAGCAACATCAGCTACCCATCTACAGGGCTGCAGgtggacagcagtgtgtgtttcagaccTCACAGTGTGCAATAACAAAGCAGTATGGATGACATTTCTAAATAAGTGAGTCACTTGACAAATTTCAAGCTTTGGAAACAGACAGTGACACTGATCTGGTTCAGTTCACCAGCTGAGAAGTTCTTCACAATAATCAATGAGACACAGTCTTTGGTAAGGTTATGTTACACTAGTCAGATCACAGTCTATATCATTTCAATGTGTTTATCAAAGCACTTCACTCAAGGCTTTTTCTGAAGGCGAAAATTTACAAAACCTGAATAATCATACTTTTACAAGTTTAAGTTGAGAAGAAATATTAAGAACTTTCAGTGttccaaaagtaaaattacacctttgaGAAAAACTGTCAAACTATCAAACATTTGTTGAAAGTACAAGTAAGATCTCTGTCAAACATCCTGTAAATCACAAaacttaaatataaatatcttgATCATAGCAGAAAAATTTTGCTATATCCTAAGACATTGTTATTGCTATGTGTTTCAGAAGCTGACAGCAATTCATagcactttgaactgaatttCATTCATACCTcgtattttgttaaaatattgaaatattaatttcaccTTTTGTTTCAGCTAAAGTTCCTTCAGGGTACATTTAGTTAATTTACAGTATAGAGCTCATGGTGAATCAAATCATACAAATCACTGAAATGAGTTGAATATGGTTGAACAGGTTCTATTAGCTCTTACCTTGCTCTTGTCAGATGCTAATGTCCAGCAGTAATCAGGATAGATCTGTTATAAGCTCACTTTCCAGCTGCCTTGGTCTCCTATGTTTGCATCGCTCCTTTTTATACTCCAACCGATTTCCCAGTGGTCAGCAAGCCCCAAGACCTGCCATTAGTCCACTAAGAAGCGATCAAGGTTTAATTACACTCAAGTGGCAGACATTTCCCTCTTGTCCTTCTTCCTCTTAACATCCTTAGTTGCTACAACAGTTGAAGCTGGGTGTATGCTTTCTTTGATGACTGCATTGTTCGTGGTCCATAATAGAGGAAGTAATGGTGCGTTTCTTATGAGGTCATTCAAGAGAGCAGCGACattactgttttacagtgtcTTCATATTTTAACGGTTTCAACTGAAAGGGAACTTCAGAcatcagaaaaatgaagaagcGAAATTTTCGGAATGTATTGTGTTGGAtcctgcatcacatttacgtAAAGTTTCAGACTAACACTTGGAAAGTGCAACACTGATCTATGGTGTCATCATATTCGTGTTTTCACGTAAAATTCTTTAGTGGGGCCTGCTTTCCATTGACATCGATAGAAAAAACATGCTGTGTTAACATTTTAAGAAACGGGttcagggtaaaaggaacagGTTCTTTATTAACTGCATGCATGTCCTCAAGTCTTTACAGAGATGCTACAGACAGTTCAAGTTACTCACAAGCTTGACAGTCCCCCAAAGTCAGTCCCAGCCCCACGTCATGTCCAACGGTTAAGGGGCCACCCCAAGAacttcccagaattcccctcgtGACAAACCACAcgtaaacaataaaacaaccaagCATAACAGAACACTGAACTATGTACAGACATGAACTCTAATTACTATTTACACTGAGCTATTTAAGCTCCactcagcgctgttacaatgTTGTTCCTTAACTATAAACGatataaataattacatcaaATAATTGACTGTCTTAATGGTAaaggtgactttggagttagatacaaatcaatttacaaacagAGTTCTGGTTGCATTTATGTCATCAATTGAGGAGTCGATGTACGGCCTCTAACACAACGGAAATCAttttaaggaaaacattttccttACACAGGTCTCAGCTTTCATTTTGCCCATATTATCTTATGCTGCATTGTGTCATTTCCAAGAAAAATTTCTTGAATCAGGAAATCCCCAGGTTACAAACAGTTGACTTGCGTTCCATCTGTCGTTACAAACCACCCTCCATAAAGTCcatatggacacacacacacacacacacacacacacacacacacacacacacacacacacacacacaacagcaactacaaccgtttgtcccgagtgggggtggggcaaaccggagcctaactcggcaacacaaggcgcaagctTTGGGGGGGAGGAGatgcaccccaggcaggacgccagtccgccgcaaggcaccccaagcagagctcgaaccccagacccaccacacaacaggccctggccaaacccactgccccaccgtgTCCCCCTTGTAAAGcatcttatattaaaaatttgagttacatacaataatttgtaataacaagcgggcgctactttgcaacgtgcatcaaaacattgtgcgtctgCAGCAGTTCGTCGACTCGTGGGCACATGGGCcaaaggtaggacaaagactttgttagTTTCAGTCAGACTCTCATGTCCATGACCTCGCCCCGAACGTCCACATGTACTCGAAATCAGAGTAACTGACTATGaagaagctgcacctgcacaccctggttgcagaACCCCATTTGCGAAACCTGCCTCCTGCAAAGTTGTACGCTGCAGAGCTGTCACTGTGTGGGAAACAAGGGCAGCATCGTCGACAAAGAGTAGCTCTTGGATAAGATGCTCCACTGTCTTGGTGTGGGCCTTTAGTCACCTCAAGTTGAACAGGCTGCCATCGGTGCGGTATTGGATATAGACCATCCTCATCATCAAGGTTTACTGTGGCTCTTTGGAGCATCCTGTTGAAGATGATAATGAAGAGAGTCAGCGCGAGGACGCAGCCTTGCTTTACACTGTTGCCTATTGGGAAGGGCTCTGAGAGGTCATTGCTGTGTCTTACTTGGCCACGTTGGTCTTCATGTAGCTGGATAATCATGTTGAGGAATTTTGGAGGACATTGTAGTCATGCCATGATTTGCCACAGGCCTTTTCTGCTTAAAGTGTCGAGCGTTTTAGTGAGATTGACAGACGTCACATACAGTCCCTAGTTTTGTTCCCTACATTTCTCTTGGAGCTGTCTGAGAACAAATACCATGTCTGTGGTGCTCCTGTTGACACTAAAGCCACACTGGCTCTTTGGGAGGAGTTCTTCTGCAATGGTGGGTACCAGTCTGCTCAGGAGTACTCTTGTGAGGATTTTCCCTGCGACGGAAAGCAGAGTTATTCCCCAATAATTGGAGCAGTCTGACTTTTCCCCCTTCTTCTTGTATGGGGAATGATGACTGCATCACGGAGGTCCTGAGGTAGTTTGCCTTGTTTCcagcagcagacaaagagctCGTGGAGTTTGTTTTGTAGTGCTGGGCCCCCATGCTTCCAAATCTCAGGTGGGGTTCCATCGACTCTTGCTGCCTTGCCACTCTTCAGCTGCTTAATGGCCTTGACAGTCTCTTTTAGGGTAGGGGTCTCATCCAATTCTGTTTTCTCTGGCTGTTGTGGGATGCGATGGATAGCTGAGTCTTGGACCATGCGGGTGGCATCGAAGAGAGTCTAGAAATGTTCCAACTACTGGTTCAGGGTGGACATCTTGTCTGTGAAGAGCATCTGGCCATCTCCATTGCACAAGGGACTCTGGACCTGGTGTGACGGGCCATACATAGCCTTCAGGGCTTCATAAAACCCTCTGTAGTCATTGATGTCTGCGCAAAGCTGAGTTCTCACTACCAGGTCGGTCCACCACTTGTTCTGAATCTCGCGACACTTGCGCTGGAGGTTGCTGCATGCAAAGCGGAAGGCTGTTTTTTTATCAGGACAGGATGGCTGAGCAAGGCGTGCTTAGTGGGCGCGTCTCTTCTTCGCCAGCAATTCTTGGACCTCCTGACTGTTGTCATCAAGCCagtctttgttcttctttgtggAAAACCCTACGACTTCTTCAGAGGTTTGCAGAATGGTGGCTTGTAGGTGTTCCCAAAGCGCTTCTGAAGAGGGGTCTGCAGGGCAACCAGGACCCTCAACTCTCGATTGAAGATTTGCCTGAAAGTCAGCTTTCACTTCAGCTGACTGGAGGTTGCCAACTTGAAACTTCTTCCTTGGAGCCCCTCCTCTCTTTGGCTTGGGTTTAAAGTGGAGACAACGTTTGCAGCGCACATGACAATGTCTGACACTCTGTGCTGGACATTACTTGGGTGAGTAAGATGTCTTGAAGGTCTTTCTGGCTCACCAAGATGTAGCCTTTGAGGTGCCAGTGCTTGGACCAATGGTGCATCCAGGTTGTCTTCAGACTGTCTTTCTGCTGGCAAATGATGTTGGTAATAGTGAGTTGCTGCTACATGCAGCAGTTTAACAGAAGACACCTGTTGTCATTGCAGTTTCCAGCACCATGTTTGCCAAGTACTCCTTTCCAGGCTTCTAAGTCTTTGCCTACTCTGGCATTGAAGTCGCCAAGGGTGATGACCTCATCGTCTGCAGGGGCGTTCTGTACGAGGTTCCGCATATCAGTGTAAATCTTATCCTTTACTGGAGGGTTTGTTTGGATAGCTGGGGCGTACACACTGAAGAGTGTGGCATTGTTTCGATATTTCAGTATAAAAGGCAGTCAAACCAGTTTTGAGGCTCTAGAACACATACAATGTTTACTGCTGCAAATAAAGataattatgtttttcagtTATGGGAAATCACTtcacaatgcatttttcataaacatattACTTTCACAAGATGGAAAAAGACTGTATAACTTAAGAATTCCACAGAAATTAACCTGTGAAGAAATCAAGtgagggggacacagtggcgcagcgggtttgactgggtgctggtctctggtgggtctagggtttgagtcatgcttggggtgctttgcaatggactgggatcctgtcctgggtgtgtcctccagccccgcaccctgtgttgttgggttaggttctggtttgccataaccctgcttgggacaagtggtttcagactctgtgtgtaaaTCAAGGGACTGCTGTATTATTAAGTTATTATTGATTGTAACAGcctaaggggggtgcggtggcgcagtgggttggaccgggtcctgctctccagtgggtctggggttcgagtcctgcttggggtgccttgtgacggactggcgtcccgtcctgggtgtgtcccctctccctccagccttacgccctgtgttgccaggtaggctcctgttccccgcgaccctgtatgggacaagcggttcagaaagtgtgtgtgtgtgtgtgtgtgtgtgtgtgtgtgtgtgtgtgtgtgtgtgtgtgtgtgtgtgtaacagactACCAGccttatttctatttttaagaTGAAGATCCCGTGTATGTATAAATCAAAACTCTGTTTCACCACAGTCACACAGTGGCTCAGCATGCAGTGCTgatgtcttacagtgcctggacTCTGCATTCagccatgggtttgaatccgtcTCAGACAGTGTGGAGCTTCCATCTTCAGCTAAGTTTCCTCTCACAGGAAAAAGACATCTTTTAGGTGAGcttgtgactctgaattgccacTAACGTGTGGCCCTGTGACAGGCTGCCCTGTCTGACACCCGATGCTTCTGGGGTAGGCTATggtccaccatgaccctgcagtgACACATGGTTAACAACAAATGTATCAGCTCCGAAGTTCTGTTGAATGCACAATGTATGTGATGTAGCAGAGGACACAGGGAAAAAGTGGCAATGGACACAACTGTATTTCGACGCTGTTTGGAGTAAATGAAGGTGGTAAAACAGACAGACATgacaaagaatttatttattgcaaacgAAAATGTGACAGCCAGCCAAAACAGAAACTATTTCTTCAAGTGATCCTAAATTTTATAAACAAGATGTGAAGCTCTCTTAGAAAGACAGAGGTACTCCTCACCAGACCCGAGGAAAATCTGAATGTTATTAGTTgtctgcagaagaaaacagGGCAATTACCGTCTATGTCACTCTCATAGTCATGCCAGCTTTAGGACTGTCCTTATATCTGGGAAACTCAAAAGCTCTCACACACAACTAGTTCTCATTGGTTTGGTACCACTCACCTGTGGTCCATGgctgaaataaaacatcaaaaaactTTCAATTGATTAAAAACGTGTACACTTAAGTAAATCAAATACCAGCTTATGAACCGTTtaactgtttctcttttcactctTAATAATAAGCGCCGGGGTAAAGAAAGCAAGAACAGACTAAACGAAAATGGATATCCCGGACAATTGCCCTTAGAATTGATTTGCTTACTGTAAATATTCTCAGTGCCAGAAATGTTCATATTCAAAAATACCATCACAGACCCATGTAATACCAACACAGTGCAGCTGATCACAATCACGGTAACTACGACACAGGTGTATGTACTATCTatgaactgtattttttgcattaGTATAATGCTTTTAGTGGAATTTCATATCTAGTTCTCACTGTCCATGTCCAACTGTTTTCACTCTTTATATGTAcgtgtgcacattttttgtgtactgtacactgtttaATGCCCAGGCAGTTTccttgttttgtgctgtttggtgCCTGAAACGGTATTTTGTTCAGTGTAGCATGTTCAGGATAAACTGCTcattaaaagttatttaattGTCATTCAGTGATTTTATTACATACCTCAAGTACATCAGTTCATTCCTATAAAAGAAAAGTTGTGCTCTAGTTTGTAAAAAAATTTGTTCTTGAAGAATTGGGAttatatattttgcaaaatattatcATTGTGAAGGCTTTCCTGAACCAACTGTAGAAGAATGCATAAATCAGGGGATTaaatgctgaatttaaaaaGCCGACCCAAGCCAGTGCATAAAGCAGGAATGGTGGAAGGGAATAGTTGATGACTGGATCAATAATGTTGCACAGGAAAAACGGGGTCCAGGATGACAGAAAAACACCCATAACAATTGCAAGGGTCTTGGTGGACTTCCGTTCGATTTTGGTCTGATACGTTTTCATTCTTTCCAAGTTGCCATTTTGAAAACCTGACATGTGAATAGATCGAGCCTGTTTCTTTGCTATG
This genomic window from Scleropages formosus chromosome 1, fSclFor1.1, whole genome shotgun sequence contains:
- the LOC114911888 gene encoding trace amine-associated receptor 1-like, with the protein product MMNYSHPRASQNLDFCYESSKKSCPQHIYSIALRVPLYIFFAAAILLTVFGNLLVIIAIAHFKQLHTPTNYLVLSLAIADFLLGTITMPPSMVQTLETCWYLGNLFCKFHNSTAVTLCTASIVNLSFISIDRYYAVCQPLQYQRKITNCVTLVMILIGWSLSVVTGFGMVFLELNILGIEDFYYENIECVGGCFLFQSFASSFTSSTVSFYIPGFIIIGIYRKIFLIAKRQARSIHASGCHKANSERRKTQSKMEQKSTKTLAIVMGVFLSCWSPLFLCNIIDPVIGYSTPPFLLDTLAWIGYLNSAFNPLIYAFLYSWFRKAFITIVFCKIYHPNSSRTNLFTN